From a single Canis lupus baileyi chromosome 14, mCanLup2.hap1, whole genome shotgun sequence genomic region:
- the CSN3 gene encoding kappa-casein isoform X1 translates to MMKRFFLVVNIVALALPFLQGAEVQNQEQPTCRENDERLFNQKTVKYIPIHYVLNSFSHYEPNYYPHRPAEPINHQYVPYPFYAKPAVAVRTHAQIPQWQVLPNAYPPTMMHRPQLHPSFIAIPPKKIQDKTSIPTINTIATAEATPIPFTEPKVNTAVTSDASSEFTITSTPETTTVPVTSPVV, encoded by the exons CAGGGTGCAGAGGTGCAAAACCAGGAACAACCAACT TGTCGTGAGAATGATGAAAGACTGTTCAATCAGAAAACTGTCAAGTATATCCCTATTCATTATGTGCTAAATAGCTTTTCTCACTATGAACCCAACTACTACCCACATAGACCAGCTGAACCAATTAATCATCAATATGTGCCTTATCCATTTTATGCAAAACCTGCAGTTGCAGTTAGGACACATGCCCAAATTCCTCAATGGCAGGTCCTGCCAAATGCCTACCCACCCACTATGATGCATCGCCCACAACTACATCCATCATTTATTGCCATTCCCCCAAAGAAAATTCAGGATAAGACAAGCATCCCTACCATCAATACCATTGCTACTGCTGAGGCTACACCTATTCCTTTCACTGAACCAAAAGTGAACACTGCAGTCACTTCAGATGCTTCCTCAGAATTCACCATCACAAGCACACCTGAGACTACCACAGTTCCAGTTACTTCACCTGTAGTCTAA
- the CSN3 gene encoding kappa-casein isoform X2: MMKRFFLVVNIVALALPFLGAEVQNQEQPTCRENDERLFNQKTVKYIPIHYVLNSFSHYEPNYYPHRPAEPINHQYVPYPFYAKPAVAVRTHAQIPQWQVLPNAYPPTMMHRPQLHPSFIAIPPKKIQDKTSIPTINTIATAEATPIPFTEPKVNTAVTSDASSEFTITSTPETTTVPVTSPVV; encoded by the exons GGTGCAGAGGTGCAAAACCAGGAACAACCAACT TGTCGTGAGAATGATGAAAGACTGTTCAATCAGAAAACTGTCAAGTATATCCCTATTCATTATGTGCTAAATAGCTTTTCTCACTATGAACCCAACTACTACCCACATAGACCAGCTGAACCAATTAATCATCAATATGTGCCTTATCCATTTTATGCAAAACCTGCAGTTGCAGTTAGGACACATGCCCAAATTCCTCAATGGCAGGTCCTGCCAAATGCCTACCCACCCACTATGATGCATCGCCCACAACTACATCCATCATTTATTGCCATTCCCCCAAAGAAAATTCAGGATAAGACAAGCATCCCTACCATCAATACCATTGCTACTGCTGAGGCTACACCTATTCCTTTCACTGAACCAAAAGTGAACACTGCAGTCACTTCAGATGCTTCCTCAGAATTCACCATCACAAGCACACCTGAGACTACCACAGTTCCAGTTACTTCACCTGTAGTCTAA